In Dermacentor andersoni chromosome 4, qqDerAnde1_hic_scaffold, whole genome shotgun sequence, the following proteins share a genomic window:
- the LOC126537791 gene encoding U-scoloptoxin(01)-Cw1a-like: protein MKAAAVLLLAALVAAVPRARRQAAPLPDGIELLLGRALQSSFQCTRDGYYADLETNCQVFHVCRGVTKENGNVEFEHHAFACGNQTVFNQASFTCAFLDESIPCNSAKDFYYLNERLFQDKDTPILGDEEAQKAAEFYPARAAAKA, encoded by the exons ATGAAGGCTGCCGCTGTCCTCCTTCTGG CCGCTCTGGTCGCTGCTGTTCCACGG GCTCGCCGCCAGGCGGCCCCCCTTCCCGACGGCATCGAGCTGCTGCTGGGCCGCGCCCTGCAGTCGTCCTTCCAGTGCACGCGTGACGGCTACTACGCCGACCTGGAGACCAACTGCCAGGTGTTCCACGTGTGCCGCGGTGTGACCAAGGAGAACGGCAACGTGGAGTTCGAGCACCACGCCTTCGCCTGCGGCAACCAGACCGTCTTCAACCAGGCCTCCTTCACCTGCGCCTTCCTCGACGAGTCCATCCCGTGCAACAGCGCCAAGGACTTCTACTACCTCAACGAGCGCCTCTTCCAGGACAAGGACACCCCCATCCTCGGAGACGAAGAAGCTCAGAAGGCCGCCGAATTCTACCCGGCCCGCGCTGCTGCCAAGGCCTAA